In the genome of Agromyces sp. Leaf222, one region contains:
- a CDS encoding LLM class flavin-dependent oxidoreductase has protein sequence MRFQLLDIVPHVENPVTGRLVSAAERLDQTVESARRAERLGFDAFSVGERHAGHFLSSSPTVLLGAIAATTSRIRLHTGVTVLSVLDPVRVAEDYATIDQLSRGRLELTIGKGNEAAQFPLFGLEIDDQWELLADKYALLRRLWRETDVEWAATPYTRAQHATTTLPRPFAGAPRVWHGSATTLASAALAAKWGDPLFSANAIQPLQNYAVLVRHYRDEYARHGHDPRYAYVGAGSGSLYLADTTQQAKELYGPVYDALVAATNVPGNNTPFRDIDHAIAEGPALVGSPQQVIDKIGRFHETFGHDLQSVSLPTTLPIEQQHEQLDRLASEVFPVLRREFPTTLWGEGDPYAARPAFAGGSETDAAAIVESTGAAATAGVLETAAA, from the coding sequence ATGCGGTTCCAGCTGCTCGACATCGTCCCCCACGTCGAGAACCCCGTCACCGGGCGGCTCGTGAGCGCCGCGGAACGGCTCGACCAGACCGTGGAGTCCGCCCGCCGGGCCGAGCGCCTCGGATTCGATGCGTTCTCGGTCGGCGAGCGCCACGCCGGGCACTTCCTGTCGTCCTCGCCGACGGTGCTGCTCGGCGCGATCGCCGCCACGACCTCGCGCATCCGCCTGCACACGGGCGTCACGGTGCTCTCGGTGCTCGACCCGGTGCGGGTCGCCGAGGACTACGCGACGATCGACCAGCTCTCGCGCGGCCGGCTCGAGCTGACCATCGGCAAGGGCAACGAGGCCGCGCAGTTCCCGCTGTTCGGGCTCGAGATCGACGACCAGTGGGAGCTCCTCGCCGACAAGTACGCGTTACTGCGCCGCCTCTGGCGCGAGACCGACGTCGAGTGGGCGGCGACGCCGTACACGCGCGCGCAGCACGCGACGACGACGCTCCCCCGGCCCTTCGCCGGCGCGCCCCGCGTGTGGCACGGCTCGGCGACGACGCTCGCCTCCGCGGCCCTCGCGGCGAAGTGGGGCGACCCCCTCTTCAGCGCCAACGCGATCCAGCCGCTGCAGAACTACGCAGTGCTCGTGCGGCACTACCGCGACGAATACGCCAGGCACGGCCACGACCCCCGCTACGCCTACGTCGGCGCCGGATCAGGCTCGCTCTACCTGGCGGATACGACGCAGCAGGCCAAGGAGCTCTACGGTCCCGTCTACGATGCTTTGGTGGCAGCGACCAATGTTCCAGGCAACAACACCCCCTTCCGCGACATCGATCACGCGATCGCCGAGGGCCCCGCGCTCGTGGGCAGCCCCCAGCAGGTCATCGACAAGATCGGCCGGTTCCACGAGACCTTCGGTCACGACCTGCAGTCGGTGAGCCTGCCGACGACGCTGCCGATCGAGCAGCAGCACGAGCAGCTCGACCGCCTCGCCTCCGAGGTGTTCCCGGTGCTGCGGCGCGAGTTTCCGACGACCCTCTGGGGCGAGGGCGACCCGTACGCGGCCCGTCCGGCCTTCGCGGGCGGTTCCGAGACGGATGCCGCGGCGATCGTCGAGTCGACGGGCGCCGCCGCGACGGCCGGCGTGCTCGAGACGGCGGCCGCCTGA
- a CDS encoding DUF1684 domain-containing protein, with protein sequence MTDTLTTSNSAAAAPAATSADAPAAALAAPIDRAAFAREWEEWHRAHEAARASGHGFLAVTGLHWLGAEPQRLDGAPGRWSTSDAGPVVELDEGEVLELDGVALDGRHEFGPIPERGGLTLRSGELAIELARRGGNDIVRPRDPAFPFLAAYSGTPTYLPNPRWLALGRFVPYDEPREVTVDAAVEGLQHVYEAPGEVEFVLRGEAFHLIAFNGKEPGSLFVLFTDATSGLTTYAANRSLAIDAPTEDGTVLLDFNRAVNLPCAYTDYATCPLPPAGNRLPVGIEAGEKTPLARVEATSTEATSTAATSTAV encoded by the coding sequence ATGACCGACACGCTGACCACTTCGAACTCCGCCGCAGCAGCCCCCGCCGCGACATCCGCCGACGCACCCGCCGCCGCCCTCGCCGCGCCCATCGACCGCGCCGCCTTCGCCCGCGAGTGGGAGGAGTGGCACCGCGCACACGAGGCAGCCCGGGCAAGCGGGCACGGCTTCCTCGCCGTCACGGGCCTGCACTGGCTCGGCGCCGAACCGCAGCGTCTCGACGGCGCACCGGGTCGCTGGTCGACGAGCGACGCCGGCCCCGTCGTCGAACTCGACGAGGGCGAGGTGCTCGAGCTCGACGGCGTCGCGCTCGATGGGCGCCACGAGTTCGGCCCCATCCCCGAGCGTGGGGGCCTCACGCTCCGCTCGGGCGAGCTCGCGATCGAGCTCGCACGCCGCGGCGGCAACGACATCGTGCGCCCGCGCGACCCGGCGTTCCCGTTCCTCGCGGCCTACTCGGGCACGCCCACGTACCTGCCGAACCCGCGCTGGCTCGCCCTCGGCCGGTTCGTGCCGTATGACGAGCCGCGCGAGGTCACGGTCGACGCCGCGGTCGAGGGCCTGCAGCACGTCTACGAGGCGCCGGGCGAGGTCGAGTTCGTGCTGCGCGGCGAGGCCTTCCACCTGATCGCGTTCAACGGCAAGGAGCCCGGCAGCCTCTTCGTGCTGTTCACGGATGCCACGAGCGGGCTCACCACGTACGCCGCGAACCGCAGCCTCGCGATCGACGCGCCCACCGAAGACGGCACCGTGCTGCTCGACTTCAACCGCGCCGTGAACCTGCCGTGCGCCTACACCGACTACGCCACCTGCCCCCTGCCGCCCGCCGGCAACCGCCTGCCGGTCGGCATCGAGGCCGGAGAGAAGACCCCGCTCGCGCGGGTCGAGGCGACGAGCACGGAGGCGACGAGCACGGCTGCCACGAGCACGGCGGTCTGA
- a CDS encoding MFS transporter, producing the protein MLALGVSTGFVTIIDQAAFSFAVPGLRDDLGADAGQVQWLVAGYSLAFGAALLPGGRLGDVFGRRVPYLVGLLLFAVGGLLAAGAGDANVAIIARLVQGLGAGLVNPQVLGYFQDLFTGPARAKAIGAYTVSASIAGLVSPPVAGWVLATTAPGLGWRLVVLLSVPVALALLVAGLAVLPSVPRSGSRQGFDLIGLALLMAAILALMLPVTAGVPGGGLWLVVAAIAGLAFAGWERRIARRRASPVLDPALMRSRGFMLGTGVATLTFGAGLGLGIVSTLFLIDGLGLPALTAALLLAPRALGMAIGSMQSWRVAIRFGRRGITIVLAAGAVAMAVEAALVATGSPPLVLIALVGVGTVHGVLSGLAIPSNQTLTLEHAPADAAGVGAGVLALAQRLAGAVCLAVGIGLFLGGETPATGFATAAVVFAVLSAAAVAISAFDRGAVRVG; encoded by the coding sequence GTGCTCGCCCTCGGCGTGTCGACGGGCTTCGTGACGATCATCGACCAGGCGGCGTTCTCGTTCGCCGTGCCGGGGCTGCGCGACGATCTCGGTGCGGATGCCGGGCAGGTGCAGTGGCTGGTCGCCGGGTACTCGCTCGCGTTCGGGGCCGCGCTGCTGCCAGGCGGACGCCTCGGCGACGTCTTCGGACGACGCGTGCCCTACCTCGTCGGGCTGCTGCTCTTCGCCGTCGGCGGGCTCCTCGCCGCCGGCGCGGGCGACGCGAACGTGGCGATCATCGCGCGACTCGTGCAGGGCCTCGGCGCCGGACTCGTGAACCCGCAGGTGCTCGGCTACTTCCAGGACCTGTTCACGGGGCCCGCTCGCGCCAAGGCGATCGGCGCCTACACGGTGTCGGCGTCGATCGCGGGCCTCGTCTCGCCGCCGGTCGCCGGATGGGTCCTCGCCACGACGGCGCCCGGCCTCGGCTGGCGGCTCGTCGTGCTGCTCTCGGTGCCGGTCGCGCTCGCGCTGCTCGTGGCCGGCCTCGCGGTACTGCCGTCCGTGCCGCGATCCGGCAGCCGACAGGGCTTCGACCTGATCGGCCTCGCCCTGCTCATGGCCGCGATCCTCGCGCTCATGCTGCCCGTGACGGCGGGGGTGCCGGGCGGCGGACTCTGGCTCGTCGTCGCCGCGATCGCGGGCCTCGCCTTCGCCGGCTGGGAACGCCGCATCGCGCGCCGCCGCGCCTCGCCCGTGCTCGACCCCGCGCTCATGCGCTCGCGCGGCTTCATGCTCGGAACCGGGGTCGCGACGCTCACCTTCGGCGCCGGACTCGGGCTCGGCATCGTCTCGACGCTGTTCCTCATCGACGGGCTCGGACTGCCCGCCCTGACGGCCGCGCTCCTGCTCGCCCCGCGTGCGCTCGGCATGGCGATCGGCAGCATGCAGAGCTGGCGCGTCGCGATCCGGTTCGGGCGCCGCGGCATCACGATCGTGCTCGCGGCCGGCGCGGTCGCCATGGCCGTCGAGGCGGCGCTCGTGGCCACCGGTTCGCCGCCCCTGGTGCTGATCGCCCTCGTCGGGGTGGGAACCGTGCACGGGGTGCTCTCGGGGCTCGCCATCCCGTCGAACCAGACGCTCACCCTCGAGCACGCGCCGGCGGATGCCGCGGGGGTCGGCGCCGGCGTGCTCGCGCTGGCCCAGCGGCTGGCCGGCGCCGTGTGCCTCGCCGTCGGCATCGGGCTGTTCCTCGGCGGGGAGACGCCCGCGACCGGCTTCGCCACGGCCGCCGTCGTCTTCGCGGTGCTGTCGGCCGCCGCGGTCGCGATCTCGGCGTTCGACCGCGGCGCCGTGCGCGTCGGCTGA
- a CDS encoding M20 family metallopeptidase, with amino-acid sequence MTAATHGVRIGARPTTPSTLHLDAVAREAERLAGAAPPISSPHGGAPTELRAALAAAVDDLAPTLGALSAHLFALAEPGFAEVKSAAAIVETLAASGIRSELGVFGLPTAFVAELPTAPGAPCTDGAPTGPTVALLAEYDALPGMGHACGHNLIAAASVGAFLALAEARRQHPANVPGRVLLIGTPAEEGGNGKELLARAGAFDDVDIAVMAHPFGADLADPVFIGRRIVRVVYYGVAAHASAAPFQGRNALDAAALNYQAVGLLRQHLPPGDRIHGVFVDGGARPNVVPERAELEYYVRSHEISTLRELSARVDDIANGIALATGTGVEVTWDPQPFSLPIRHNGPLAERWALAQAERGRRVLRAADAPGAQAASTDFGNISQRLPGIHPVIAIAPPEIALHTREFAEYAGSPASLEAVTDAAYGLAATVADVLADADLLAAVRDDFAAAGGAVDVERTFA; translated from the coding sequence GTGACCGCCGCGACGCACGGCGTGCGGATCGGTGCCCGGCCCACGACGCCGAGCACCCTGCACCTGGACGCCGTCGCCCGCGAGGCCGAACGCCTCGCGGGTGCGGCTCCGCCCATCTCCTCGCCGCACGGCGGGGCCCCCACCGAGCTGCGGGCCGCCCTCGCTGCCGCCGTGGACGACCTTGCGCCGACGCTCGGCGCCCTCTCCGCGCACCTGTTCGCGCTCGCGGAACCCGGGTTCGCCGAGGTGAAGAGCGCCGCGGCCATTGTCGAGACGCTCGCAGCCAGCGGCATCCGCTCAGAACTCGGGGTCTTCGGGCTGCCGACCGCGTTCGTCGCAGAGCTGCCCACAGCGCCCGGCGCGCCCTGCACCGACGGCGCCCCCACCGGCCCGACCGTCGCCCTGCTCGCCGAGTACGACGCCCTGCCCGGCATGGGCCATGCCTGCGGACACAACCTCATCGCCGCGGCATCCGTCGGCGCATTCCTCGCCCTCGCCGAGGCGAGGCGGCAGCACCCCGCGAACGTGCCCGGCCGCGTGCTGCTCATCGGCACGCCCGCCGAGGAGGGCGGCAACGGCAAGGAACTGCTCGCCCGCGCCGGCGCGTTCGACGACGTCGACATCGCCGTCATGGCGCACCCGTTCGGCGCCGACCTCGCCGACCCCGTCTTCATCGGCCGCCGCATCGTGCGCGTCGTCTATTACGGCGTCGCAGCGCACGCCTCGGCCGCCCCGTTCCAGGGTCGCAACGCACTCGATGCGGCAGCCCTCAACTACCAGGCGGTCGGCCTGCTGCGGCAGCACCTGCCGCCGGGCGACCGCATCCACGGCGTCTTCGTCGACGGCGGCGCCCGCCCGAACGTCGTGCCCGAGCGCGCCGAGCTCGAGTACTACGTGCGCTCGCACGAGATCTCGACCCTTCGCGAGCTCTCGGCCCGCGTCGACGACATCGCCAACGGCATCGCGCTCGCGACCGGCACGGGCGTCGAGGTCACGTGGGATCCGCAGCCGTTCAGCCTGCCGATCCGTCACAACGGCCCGCTCGCCGAACGGTGGGCGCTTGCACAGGCCGAGCGCGGCCGCCGCGTGCTGCGCGCCGCCGATGCGCCGGGCGCCCAGGCCGCGTCCACCGACTTCGGCAACATCAGCCAGCGCCTGCCCGGCATCCACCCGGTCATCGCGATCGCGCCGCCCGAGATCGCGCTGCACACGCGCGAGTTCGCCGAGTATGCGGGCTCCCCCGCATCGCTCGAGGCGGTGACGGATGCCGCGTACGGCCTCGCGGCGACCGTCGCCGACGTGCTGGCCGACGCCGACCTGCTGGCCGCCGTGCGAGACGACTTCGCGGCGGCGGGCGGCGCGGTCGACGTCGAGCGCACGTTCGCATGA